One genomic window of Gracilinema caldarium DSM 7334 includes the following:
- a CDS encoding sensor histidine kinase yields the protein MALIKLSIRLKLVMFYIIAISAVAILDLYVQLVTYQGVQEFDIRLNRYHRIHQLRLDLGQQFQRVERQLREGTTPDESQLAFEQQSLYFSLSQLEADDHESKNVYFNLRATRRGLDAYFLLLAKGIAKREMRELGWYQDIALANRIVNYIDGYLAATLSDAMQAGAHIYQILIKRIHRIRIFTLELLGICIGIFIITGVAFSSSIAKPIHRLAEVSQHIAQGELNVPEIYTNTGDEIDILSQSFNTMSRNIKKMVQDLQEKAKLERQLREEELALREAQFINLQDQIRPHFLFNAINTIARTALFEEAHETEKLALALGTLFRYALASPEAFVTIQEEADVVEEYLKFQALRFGKRLRWVMRIQKCVRSVLIPRFTLQPLVENAVRHGIEPLEQGGMVSVDITRKSSTVFVKIKDTGKGMVVEKGCAVHEGLGISNVRKRLLLCYGDGAILRLTSKEGQGTKVLLKIPVRPKMETMIHEYHTHIDS from the coding sequence ATGGCATTAATTAAACTCTCAATTCGTTTAAAATTAGTTATGTTTTATATTATTGCAATCAGTGCAGTAGCTATTCTTGATTTATATGTGCAATTGGTTACCTATCAAGGTGTTCAAGAATTTGACATTCGTCTTAACCGTTATCACCGAATACATCAGTTACGACTCGATCTAGGACAGCAGTTTCAACGGGTAGAACGGCAGCTGCGGGAAGGTACCACTCCAGATGAGTCTCAGCTGGCTTTCGAACAACAATCCCTCTACTTTTCCCTTTCACAATTGGAAGCAGATGATCATGAATCAAAGAATGTTTATTTTAACCTTCGGGCTACCCGGAGAGGTTTAGATGCCTATTTCTTGTTATTAGCAAAGGGCATTGCAAAACGGGAAATGCGGGAACTTGGCTGGTATCAGGATATCGCACTAGCCAACCGAATTGTGAATTATATTGATGGATACCTAGCAGCAACCCTTTCTGATGCTATGCAAGCTGGTGCTCACATCTATCAAATTCTAATTAAACGGATCCATAGAATTAGAATTTTCACATTAGAGTTGTTAGGAATATGTATTGGTATTTTTATAATAACCGGTGTTGCTTTTTCTTCCTCTATTGCAAAGCCGATACATCGGCTGGCAGAAGTGTCTCAGCATATAGCCCAGGGGGAACTGAATGTGCCAGAAATTTATACAAACACAGGAGATGAAATCGATATACTTTCCCAATCTTTTAATACGATGAGTCGAAATATTAAAAAAATGGTTCAAGATCTTCAGGAAAAAGCGAAATTGGAACGTCAATTACGTGAGGAGGAATTAGCCCTTCGTGAAGCCCAATTTATCAATTTACAGGATCAAATACGTCCCCATTTTCTTTTTAATGCGATTAACACCATAGCACGGACTGCACTTTTTGAAGAAGCCCATGAAACTGAAAAGCTTGCCCTTGCATTGGGTACCCTTTTTCGGTATGCATTGGCTTCTCCTGAGGCTTTTGTCACTATTCAGGAAGAAGCAGATGTGGTTGAGGAGTACCTCAAATTTCAGGCACTCCGATTTGGCAAGCGGCTCAGGTGGGTTATGAGAATACAGAAATGCGTCCGTTCTGTACTTATTCCTCGCTTTACCTTACAACCTCTTGTAGAGAATGCGGTTCGTCATGGTATCGAACCTCTGGAACAGGGCGGCATGGTTAGTGTCGATATAACTCGGAAATCTTCCACGGTATTTGTTAAGATTAAAGATACCGGCAAAGGTATGGTAGTAGAAAAAGGATGTGCTGTACATGAAGGATTGGGAATCAGTAATGTCCGCAAACGATTACTGCTCTGTTATGGGGACGGTGCAATATTAAGACTTACCAGCAAAGAGGGGCAAGGGACTAAGGTTCTTCTTAAAATACCTGTTAGGCCAAAGATGGAGACCATGATACATGAATACCATACGCATATTGATAGCTGA
- a CDS encoding sensor domain-containing diguanylate cyclase has protein sequence MLRNYLPLKKLSLQQKIQKSPYLFTLLKGTGVFMKDYETGEVIPNTLWKNLGYSEKDMKQDNWLKFIHKEDLHKAQDFHRRLLHGESDLWEGQYRIQARSGEYYAIRHRALILERSAEKVPRIYIGWDVDITDMVKKLEEANKQISIYQHLLLRSEEIRHAVSILSTTLDPYEAAEQMMYQVKKLITFDAAVVRVLEENESIVLAASGFTSKSCPLQVPTLTLTSLQFTTPNPQLYTPATGPYRSVLVVPIYKKNNLIGCLELFAKNANHFSNEDIGNAMLFSEQAGIAFTNALRYKVREQEAATDWLTGLPTRRSFHARLNRMLLESRPDEIYSILMIDIDNFKYINDNYGHLFGDTVLIAIASACKETFRANDISCRYGGEEILILLHGADQKAATIVAERIREHVQQLSFTEYPKVSVTVSVGIYTTTYQEDIRDAIACADEALYRAKESGRNRCILYN, from the coding sequence ATGTTGCGTAACTATTTACCATTAAAAAAATTATCATTACAACAAAAAATCCAAAAATCTCCATACCTTTTTACCTTGCTTAAGGGAACCGGTGTCTTCATGAAAGATTATGAAACCGGCGAAGTTATTCCCAACACACTCTGGAAAAACTTAGGTTATTCCGAGAAAGATATGAAACAGGATAATTGGCTTAAGTTTATTCATAAAGAAGATCTTCATAAAGCTCAGGATTTTCACCGGCGACTGCTTCATGGAGAAAGCGACCTCTGGGAAGGACAATATCGGATACAAGCTCGTTCAGGCGAATATTACGCGATACGGCATCGGGCTCTTATTTTAGAACGTTCAGCAGAAAAAGTTCCTCGAATATATATCGGTTGGGATGTTGATATAACCGATATGGTAAAAAAACTTGAAGAGGCAAATAAACAAATTTCCATCTATCAACATTTGTTGCTACGTTCTGAAGAAATACGGCATGCAGTATCTATCCTGAGTACGACCTTAGACCCCTACGAAGCAGCGGAACAAATGATGTATCAAGTCAAAAAGTTAATTACCTTTGATGCCGCTGTAGTTCGTGTGCTCGAAGAAAATGAGTCCATCGTCCTCGCTGCATCAGGGTTTACTTCAAAATCTTGCCCACTACAAGTACCAACTCTGACTTTAACATCTCTACAATTTACAACGCCAAATCCACAATTATATACTCCTGCTACAGGCCCGTATCGTTCGGTTTTAGTTGTGCCAATCTATAAAAAGAATAATCTTATCGGTTGCCTTGAGTTATTTGCAAAGAATGCTAATCATTTTAGCAATGAAGATATAGGTAATGCGATGCTATTTTCTGAACAAGCGGGGATCGCTTTTACCAATGCATTACGTTACAAGGTTAGAGAACAAGAAGCAGCTACAGACTGGTTAACGGGGCTTCCCACAAGAAGGTCCTTTCATGCCCGATTGAATAGAATGCTCTTGGAATCAAGACCTGATGAAATTTACTCTATTCTGATGATTGATATTGATAACTTTAAATATATAAACGACAACTATGGTCATTTATTTGGAGACACCGTATTGATAGCTATTGCTTCAGCCTGTAAGGAGACCTTCCGTGCCAATGATATTAGTTGTCGATATGGCGGAGAAGAAATTCTTATTTTACTACATGGAGCTGATCAAAAAGCAGCAACAATTGTTGCTGAACGTATCCGTGAACATGTTCAGCAACTTTCATTTACTGAGTATCCAAAAGTTTCAGTAACGGTAAGTGTCGGTATTTATACAACTACCTATCAAGAAGATATACGAGATGCAATCGCCTGCGCGGATGAAGCCTTGTATAGAGCCAAGGAATCTGGTAGAAACCGCTGTATACTTTATAATTGA
- a CDS encoding C40 family peptidase: MQRPIQIDLFPLKKALWFFIFISIYNTVIVFPKDTADLRTAIVTTAQKYVGVPYMYGAASPSAFDCSGFVGYVYREAANIKLPRSSRQIWVIGFPIPLAKAQPGDILVFDTSGGFPSHVALLIDKNQMIHAVSQGPKTGVMISSLNDSYFGPRLIGVRRFLSEGVATGTVADAGSKTEKVTTSTTPIASDKAQVKNEIPIDTISFTITNEPVIYTDKIPAQVGSGVQFIVSNGTGKDGTFEILFYKMDMDPAKAKTIRQDRIQIKTGASLELDPIILTETGQYKLILKTSSNLKRVERVWKVVSSK, encoded by the coding sequence ATGCAAAGGCCCATACAGATCGACCTTTTTCCTTTAAAGAAAGCCCTATGGTTTTTTATCTTCATATCAATCTACAACACCGTTATTGTTTTCCCAAAAGACACCGCTGATCTTCGTACAGCCATTGTAACAACTGCTCAAAAATATGTGGGGGTTCCCTATATGTACGGGGCCGCGTCCCCTTCAGCATTCGATTGCTCAGGTTTTGTTGGCTATGTATACCGGGAAGCTGCAAACATTAAACTGCCCCGTTCATCCCGTCAAATTTGGGTTATTGGTTTTCCGATACCGCTTGCAAAGGCACAACCGGGGGACATCCTTGTATTTGACACCTCAGGTGGATTTCCCAGCCATGTGGCACTACTCATCGATAAAAACCAGATGATCCATGCGGTGTCCCAAGGCCCGAAGACAGGCGTCATGATTTCTTCTTTAAATGATTCATATTTCGGGCCTCGGCTTATCGGTGTTCGTCGTTTTCTCTCTGAGGGCGTAGCCACAGGTACTGTAGCTGATGCAGGAAGTAAGACAGAAAAAGTTACAACCAGTACTACACCAATAGCCTCTGACAAAGCACAGGTTAAAAACGAGATCCCTATAGACACTATTTCGTTTACCATCACTAATGAGCCGGTTATATATACTGATAAAATTCCCGCCCAGGTCGGAAGCGGGGTACAGTTTATCGTCAGCAACGGGACCGGCAAGGACGGAACCTTTGAGATTCTCTTTTATAAGATGGATATGGACCCTGCTAAGGCAAAAACCATCCGCCAGGATAGAATACAGATAAAAACAGGGGCCTCTCTCGAACTGGATCCCATTATTTTAACCGAAACAGGACAGTACAAGCTTATCCTCAAAACCAGCAGTAACCTGAAACGGGTCGAACGGGTCTGGAAAGTAGTAAGTTCAAAATAA
- a CDS encoding 2-oxoacid:acceptor oxidoreductase family protein: MTEKSFFAGFGGQGIISLGQIWVYLAMEEGKNVTFFPFYGAEKRGGIARAGVIVSDEEIASPLVTTPDSVLVMNQDSLALCEKIVKPDGLMLVNSTLVKTAPERKDIRLVKVDAQGIAEKIGDAKIANMVALGALAKLTGALKLTDTERILKKFFPETKHKFIPMNLEAIQTGYKAV, translated from the coding sequence ATGACAGAAAAATCTTTTTTTGCCGGTTTTGGCGGCCAGGGTATTATATCTCTGGGACAGATCTGGGTGTACCTGGCTATGGAAGAGGGAAAGAATGTAACCTTTTTCCCCTTCTATGGTGCGGAGAAGCGAGGGGGTATTGCCCGGGCGGGGGTCATCGTTTCGGATGAAGAAATAGCGAGTCCCCTGGTGACGACCCCCGATTCAGTGTTAGTGATGAACCAGGATTCATTGGCCCTCTGCGAAAAAATAGTAAAACCTGATGGGCTTATGCTGGTCAATTCGACCCTGGTGAAAACAGCCCCTGAACGGAAGGATATCCGCCTTGTTAAGGTGGATGCTCAGGGAATAGCTGAAAAAATTGGGGATGCAAAGATTGCCAATATGGTCGCTCTGGGAGCCCTGGCAAAATTGACCGGTGCCTTAAAACTTACCGATACGGAGCGGATCCTTAAAAAGTTTTTCCCAGAAACCAAGCATAAATTCATACCTATGAACCTGGAGGCCATACAGACAGGTTATAAGGCCGTGTAA
- a CDS encoding thiamine pyrophosphate-dependent enzyme: MMKKLYGHPGSLKTVSTKYCAGCGHGVIHRLITEVIDEMNMRERAIITNPVGCSIWADLYFDFDSVQPPHGRTPAAATGIKRVLPDHLVICYQGDGDLAAIGTAEIIHAANRGEKFTVIFVNNAIYGMTGGQMAPTTLVGQKATTAPLGRDPVGAGMGYPIQVCELLATLGGTRYLARGAVNTPANVRKTKQYIKKAFQTQMNGEGFTMVEILSQCPTNWGMEPQDAVEWLENNMIPYYHLGEIKNELAGASEGAAAASTGLGGAAAKGAAR, from the coding sequence ATGATGAAAAAACTCTACGGACACCCCGGGAGCTTAAAAACAGTATCCACAAAATACTGCGCAGGTTGCGGGCACGGGGTCATACACCGGCTTATTACTGAAGTTATTGATGAAATGAATATGCGGGAACGGGCAATTATCACCAATCCGGTGGGTTGTTCTATCTGGGCGGACCTCTATTTTGATTTTGATTCAGTCCAGCCGCCCCATGGCCGTACTCCTGCAGCGGCTACGGGTATTAAGCGGGTTCTACCGGATCATCTTGTTATCTGCTATCAGGGCGACGGTGACCTGGCTGCTATAGGAACAGCAGAAATCATCCATGCCGCTAACCGGGGCGAAAAATTTACCGTTATTTTTGTGAATAACGCCATTTATGGGATGACAGGTGGTCAGATGGCTCCCACCACGCTGGTAGGGCAAAAGGCGACCACCGCACCCCTGGGCCGGGATCCTGTAGGAGCCGGCATGGGCTACCCGATTCAGGTCTGCGAACTCCTTGCAACCCTCGGTGGTACGCGGTATCTCGCCCGTGGTGCTGTAAATACCCCCGCCAATGTCCGGAAAACCAAGCAATATATAAAAAAAGCCTTCCAGACTCAGATGAATGGAGAAGGTTTTACCATGGTAGAAATCCTTTCCCAGTGTCCTACCAACTGGGGGATGGAGCCTCAGGATGCGGTGGAATGGCTCGAAAATAACATGATTCCCTACTATCACCTGGGCGAGATTAAAAATGAGCTTGCTGGAGCTTCTGAGGGGGCTGCCGCGGCCAGCACAGGCCTGGGTGGCGCTGCTGCAAAGGGGGCTGCACGATGA
- the vorB gene encoding 3-methyl-2-oxobutanoate dehydrogenase subunit VorB, translating to MSEEKRLMKGNEAIAEAAIRAGCTAYYGYPITPQNELTAYMARHMLARGRIFIQAESEVAAINMVYGSSAAGARAMTSSSSPGVSLKQEGISYAAGADIPLVLANVVRGGPGLGSIAPSQADYFQSTRGGGHGDYYTIVLAPKSVQEAADLTYLAFDLADTWRIPVILQADGMIGQMMEGVVLPPERDLKSLPKRDWTVGHQAGTSRPARHISSLDLVPENLEAKVKARFQRYEAIKAKEVRYELIGEDADLYMVAYGTSARVCLGAKKLADKAGIKLGLFRPITLWPFPEQVLSRLAERKKPFLTVEMSMGQMVEDVRLSVLGRTPVHFLGHCGGVIPTEEEVFAEAKRILGR from the coding sequence ATGAGCGAAGAAAAGCGCCTGATGAAGGGGAATGAGGCTATCGCAGAGGCGGCTATCAGGGCAGGCTGCACCGCTTATTATGGATACCCTATTACTCCCCAGAATGAGCTTACTGCCTATATGGCTCGGCACATGCTTGCCCGGGGACGGATCTTTATCCAGGCTGAAAGCGAAGTGGCAGCCATCAATATGGTCTATGGTTCCAGTGCTGCTGGAGCCCGGGCCATGACGAGTTCGAGCAGTCCCGGCGTAAGCCTTAAGCAGGAAGGCATTTCCTATGCGGCAGGTGCAGATATACCCCTGGTATTAGCTAATGTGGTCCGAGGCGGTCCGGGGCTTGGGTCTATTGCTCCCAGTCAGGCAGACTATTTCCAGTCTACCCGGGGGGGCGGCCATGGTGATTACTACACCATTGTTTTGGCTCCAAAAAGTGTCCAGGAAGCGGCGGATCTGACCTATCTCGCCTTTGACCTCGCCGATACCTGGCGTATTCCGGTTATTTTGCAGGCCGATGGTATGATCGGACAGATGATGGAAGGAGTGGTGCTGCCCCCTGAACGGGACCTCAAGAGTCTTCCAAAGCGGGATTGGACCGTTGGGCACCAGGCGGGTACCAGCCGGCCGGCCCGTCATATTTCTTCCCTCGATCTGGTCCCTGAAAATCTCGAAGCAAAAGTGAAAGCCCGGTTCCAGCGCTATGAAGCGATAAAGGCAAAAGAGGTACGGTACGAACTTATTGGCGAAGATGCGGATTTGTATATGGTAGCCTACGGTACTTCTGCCCGGGTATGTCTGGGTGCTAAAAAACTTGCGGATAAGGCAGGTATTAAGCTCGGATTGTTCCGGCCCATTACCCTTTGGCCCTTCCCGGAACAGGTTTTGTCCCGGCTGGCTGAACGAAAAAAGCCCTTCCTCACCGTGGAGATGAGCATGGGTCAGATGGTAGAAGATGTCCGGTTGTCGGTGCTGGGCCGCACACCGGTGCATTTTTTAGGACATTGCGGCGGGGTTATTCCCACAGAAGAAGAGGTCTTCGCAGAGGCGAAACGGATCCTCGGGAGGTAA
- a CDS encoding 4Fe-4S dicluster domain-containing protein: protein MAKRGKVVIDREMCKGCYLCVRACPVKVLEPDTNPNSTGTYPSFAKYAEKCIACGSCYQVCPDVCIEVYELEGDEA from the coding sequence ATGGCTAAGAGAGGAAAGGTGGTCATTGACCGGGAAATGTGCAAGGGGTGCTATCTCTGTGTCCGTGCATGTCCTGTTAAGGTCCTTGAACCGGATACTAACCCAAATTCAACAGGAACCTATCCATCCTTTGCAAAATATGCGGAGAAATGTATAGCCTGCGGCAGTTGTTATCAGGTATGCCCCGATGTCTGCATCGAGGTATATGAATTGGAAGGAGATGAAGCATGA
- a CDS encoding bifunctional enoyl-CoA hydratase/phosphate acetyltransferase gives MKTIAELIHRAKSLSREQGRVRIVVAAAHDEDVLEAVEAARRDGFAEATLIGDCSLIETIAKDIHIELSNYVVVDEPDIARAAALAVDYVRRGEAAFVMKGILDTSVLLKAVLNKETGLNAGRLVSHVGVAESLNYHKLFLMTDAAINIAPSLQEKIDIIKNAVDCAHALGIAVPKVALLAAVEKVNPDKMPCTMDGAVLTQMNRRGQIKDCIIDGPLALDNAISAESARIKKIDSPVAGDADILVAPDIEAGNILYKAVIDLGGAKGAGLVMGAGAPVVLTSRADSAETKHASIALAVLVAFSQKRN, from the coding sequence ATGAAAACTATTGCTGAACTCATTCATAGGGCTAAGTCCCTTTCTCGGGAACAGGGGCGGGTCCGGATTGTGGTTGCTGCCGCCCATGATGAAGATGTTCTTGAGGCTGTGGAAGCCGCCCGGAGAGATGGTTTTGCAGAAGCAACACTAATTGGGGATTGTTCCCTTATTGAGACAATCGCCAAGGATATTCATATTGAGCTCTCAAATTATGTTGTAGTCGATGAGCCTGATATTGCCCGGGCAGCAGCTCTGGCAGTGGATTATGTCAGGCGGGGAGAAGCCGCCTTTGTGATGAAGGGCATCCTGGATACCTCGGTTCTGCTCAAGGCCGTATTAAACAAAGAAACAGGATTGAATGCGGGGCGCCTCGTGAGTCATGTGGGGGTGGCTGAATCACTGAATTATCACAAATTATTTTTGATGACCGATGCGGCCATCAATATTGCACCATCCCTGCAGGAAAAAATTGATATTATAAAAAACGCTGTCGATTGTGCCCATGCGCTGGGTATTGCTGTTCCCAAGGTGGCCCTGCTTGCGGCGGTGGAAAAGGTAAACCCGGACAAAATGCCCTGTACCATGGATGGGGCTGTTCTTACCCAAATGAATCGCCGCGGGCAAATTAAGGACTGTATCATCGATGGTCCCCTGGCCCTTGATAATGCGATCAGCGCCGAATCGGCCCGGATAAAGAAAATCGACAGCCCCGTGGCAGGGGATGCGGATATCCTGGTGGCGCCGGATATAGAGGCGGGAAATATCCTGTATAAGGCAGTCATTGACCTGGGAGGGGCAAAGGGAGCAGGGCTTGTGATGGGGGCCGGTGCACCAGTGGTCCTGACAAGCCGGGCCGATTCGGCCGAAACCAAACATGCTTCTATTGCTCTGGCGGTATTGGTTGCCTTTAGCCAGAAACGAAACTAG
- the buk gene encoding butyrate kinase: protein MAYTILVINPGSTSTKIGVYRDEETVFTSSVSHSVEDLAQFDTVADQIEFREKAILDLLDSHVIDIKAIDCIVARGGLVRPLPHGTYRVNEKMKQDLRTACYGGHASNLGALIADDLATKLGVPAYISDPVVVDELDDVARLTGIKGIKRRSIFHALNQRAVALRYAKTHGLRYDDINLIVVHMGGGVTVGLHRRGRVTDVNNGLDGEGPFTPERAGTIPAGSLVGLCFSGEYSEHEIRKMLTGHGGFVSLLGTNDMREVEQRVGEGDQEAALVLNGFIYRVAKEVGALAAAADGKIDAILLTGGIAHDTNVVQGITKKVAWIAPVEVYPGEGELEALRDAGLRVLRGEEIPVEY from the coding sequence ATGGCATATACCATCCTTGTCATCAATCCCGGATCAACCTCTACCAAGATAGGGGTCTACCGGGATGAAGAAACGGTCTTTACCTCCAGTGTTTCCCATTCGGTCGAAGACCTTGCTCAATTTGATACGGTAGCAGATCAGATAGAATTTCGTGAAAAGGCTATTCTCGATCTGCTTGATTCCCATGTTATCGATATTAAAGCTATTGACTGTATTGTTGCCCGGGGAGGACTCGTACGGCCTCTGCCTCACGGAACCTATCGGGTGAATGAAAAGATGAAGCAAGACCTGCGTACCGCCTGTTATGGGGGGCATGCGTCTAATCTGGGGGCCCTCATAGCCGATGACCTGGCAACCAAACTGGGGGTTCCTGCCTATATCAGTGATCCGGTGGTGGTGGATGAACTGGATGATGTGGCCCGCCTCACCGGAATTAAGGGAATAAAGCGCCGGTCTATTTTTCATGCATTGAACCAGCGGGCGGTAGCTCTGCGGTATGCAAAGACCCATGGTTTGCGCTATGATGACATAAATCTCATTGTTGTCCATATGGGCGGCGGTGTGACGGTAGGACTGCATCGCCGGGGCCGGGTTACGGATGTAAATAATGGACTCGATGGCGAGGGGCCCTTTACGCCGGAACGGGCTGGGACCATACCGGCGGGATCCCTGGTGGGTCTCTGTTTTTCTGGAGAATACAGTGAACATGAGATCCGGAAAATGCTCACCGGTCATGGAGGTTTTGTAAGCCTCCTCGGAACCAATGATATGCGGGAAGTGGAACAGCGGGTTGGTGAAGGGGATCAGGAAGCGGCGCTTGTCTTGAATGGATTTATCTATCGGGTTGCAAAGGAAGTCGGAGCCCTGGCGGCGGCGGCGGATGGCAAGATTGATGCGATTCTACTCACCGGTGGTATTGCCCATGATACCAATGTGGTTCAGGGAATTACCAAAAAGGTGGCTTGGATTGCCCCTGTAGAGGTCTATCCTGGAGAAGGTGAATTGGAAGCCCTGCGGGATGCGGGCCTCCGGGTATTGCGGGGCGAGGAAATACCTGTAGAATATTAG
- a CDS encoding MBL fold metallo-hydrolase, protein MNQTGFSLRFLGQNSFILTDARGFSVAIDPYLSDWCATRGTSTQPTAKSRLFPPAIRPEELDVDLVLLTHSHCDHADLETLKALAPKRHIRIAGPRDALKIAEKAGISAERIRLIHPGEEITFHSKPGVLAAAEQIRSGSGERGLRVKATFALPTDGSDLNHVGYLLQFSDGSTFWNTGDTAWCDILPVLAAGEVVKTIQAWRAENTEESPGEPGTSEIPSSPESPAGPDVMAVCINAGYGNLSHWDASRLAGAAHARYVLPAHWDLFPHNSLNPEPFRTSLEKNAPGSIYFLMERDREYRFNEGQLQPAQENL, encoded by the coding sequence ATGAACCAGACAGGATTTTCTCTCCGATTCCTTGGCCAAAATTCGTTTATCCTTACCGATGCCAGGGGATTTTCCGTCGCCATAGACCCCTACCTGAGCGACTGGTGTGCCACCCGTGGTACCAGCACCCAACCAACTGCCAAAAGCAGGCTCTTTCCGCCTGCCATAAGACCGGAAGAACTGGATGTGGACCTGGTCCTGTTAACCCATTCCCACTGTGACCATGCGGATCTAGAAACCCTGAAGGCCCTCGCCCCTAAACGGCATATCCGTATTGCAGGGCCCCGGGATGCGCTCAAGATTGCCGAAAAGGCAGGAATATCAGCGGAACGGATCAGGCTCATCCACCCGGGGGAAGAAATAACTTTTCATAGTAAACCGGGCGTACTTGCCGCGGCAGAGCAGATCCGCAGCGGCAGCGGCGAACGGGGTTTACGGGTTAAAGCAACCTTTGCATTGCCTACCGATGGTTCAGATCTGAACCATGTGGGATACCTTCTGCAATTCAGCGATGGCAGTACCTTCTGGAATACGGGGGACACCGCCTGGTGCGATATTCTCCCAGTACTGGCGGCAGGAGAAGTGGTAAAAACAATACAGGCTTGGAGAGCTGAAAACACAGAGGAAAGCCCGGGTGAACCTGGCACATCGGAGATCCCGAGCTCCCCTGAGAGCCCAGCCGGCCCTGACGTTATGGCGGTCTGCATCAATGCGGGGTACGGGAACCTCTCCCATTGGGATGCGAGCAGACTCGCCGGAGCGGCCCATGCTCGCTATGTGCTCCCCGCCCACTGGGACCTTTTTCCCCATAATTCACTGAACCCCGAGCCCTTTAGAACATCCCTCGAAAAGAATGCTCCCGGATCCATCTATTTTCTTATGGAGCGGGACCGGGAATATAGGTTCAATGAAGGCCAACTGCAACCCGCTCAGGAGAACCTCTAA
- a CDS encoding DUF2156 domain-containing protein — protein sequence MRIPKYPEFIPIGLELKEDLYPRLNMTADGVSEFTFSNLYLFRHRYQYQLSHDDNTIIISGERDGKKFFMTPCSIPSRDVIEDLFAHHDYWKNLSDSVVCSNCINLKDWGIETREDRDNFDYLYLRTDLAELSGKKYHKKRNLVNAFINSYTYEERPLTAELVPQALYVLDEWCKEKNIEGDYVAAKEALERFEYLGLKGAMYYVDNKPAGWCLGESVAKGRMFAVHFEKGLEIYKGIYQFINQAFASSLPKHFLYINREQDLGDEGLRQAKMTYRPCGFVRKYVGTLSDRMSNKS from the coding sequence ATGAGAATACCAAAATATCCCGAATTCATTCCCATAGGACTTGAACTGAAAGAAGATTTATATCCCCGGCTGAATATGACCGCCGACGGAGTTTCGGAATTTACCTTTTCCAATTTATACCTCTTTCGGCACCGGTATCAGTATCAACTCTCTCATGATGATAATACGATCATTATTTCCGGCGAACGGGATGGAAAAAAGTTCTTTATGACTCCCTGTTCCATTCCATCCAGGGATGTTATAGAGGACCTCTTTGCCCATCATGATTACTGGAAAAATCTTTCCGACTCGGTGGTCTGTTCCAACTGTATAAACCTGAAAGATTGGGGCATAGAAACCCGGGAAGATCGGGATAATTTTGACTACCTGTATCTGAGAACTGACCTGGCGGAGCTGTCGGGCAAGAAATATCACAAGAAACGAAACCTCGTGAATGCCTTTATCAATTCCTATACCTATGAAGAACGTCCCCTCACCGCTGAACTGGTACCTCAGGCCCTCTATGTACTGGATGAATGGTGTAAGGAAAAAAATATCGAAGGTGACTATGTGGCCGCAAAAGAAGCTCTGGAAAGGTTTGAATATCTGGGGCTTAAGGGTGCCATGTACTATGTGGACAACAAACCAGCAGGCTGGTGCCTTGGAGAAAGTGTGGCCAAGGGGCGCATGTTTGCGGTTCATTTTGAAAAGGGGCTTGAGATCTACAAGGGAATTTACCAGTTTATCAATCAGGCCTTCGCATCATCCCTTCCAAAACATTTCCTCTATATAAACCGGGAACAGGATCTGGGTGATGAGGGGCTCCGGCAGGCCAAGATGACCTACCGACCCTGTGGTTTTGTCCGTAAGTATGTGGGGACCCTGAGCGATAGAATGAGCAATAAATCGTAA